Proteins encoded within one genomic window of Oryza brachyantha chromosome 7, ObraRS2, whole genome shotgun sequence:
- the LOC102705645 gene encoding uncharacterized protein LOC102705645 isoform X1 — MELVIDCGAEYGSDEHDIATQLFVKKDYRSDDNDTDQSESGNESMMSSSLAMCAANLTAAYVDLYCAKNPPRTSLLSGMGWLIETLNTPGECHSQLRMSTEIFYDLHDVLVARYGLKPSLHMNTHEMLAIFLFVCAGNESNRKTQNRFKHSGETIHRKFCEVLIALMEMSKDFIRPKNPNFTTIHKRIQNDSRAYPYFKDCIGALDGTHIRVSLSPDDQVRYIGRSGLPTQNVLAVCDFDMRFTYVSTGQPWSMHDTSVLYNAIRVDESFFPHPPQGKFYVVDAGYPNLPGYLCPYKGERYHMPEWHRGMEPNTPKEKFNRVHSSIRNVIERSFGLLKMKWQILFRMPSYPMFKQKMIVVATIVLHNFIREHGGEDLDFARV; from the exons ATGGAGCTTGTTATTGACTGTGGTGCAGAGTACGGTTCAGATGAGCATGACATTGCCACCCAATTGTTTGTGAAGAAGGATTACAGG AGTGATGATAATGACACTGACCAAAGTGAATCTGGCAATGAGAGCATGATGTCTTCTAGTCTGGCAATGTGTGCTGCTAATCTAACTGCAGCCTATGTTGATTTGTATTGTGCCAAGAATCCTCCTAGGACATCATTGCTTAGTGGAATGGGATGGCTGATAGAGACATTGAACACGCCGGGTGAGTGTCATTCACAGCTTCGGATGAGCACGGAGATATTCTACGACCTTCATGACGTATTGGTGGCAAGGTATGGTCTCAAACCATCCCTACATATGAACACTCATGAGATGTTGGCAATATTCTTATTTGTCTGTGCTGGGAATGAGTCTaatagaaaaacacaaaaccGGTTCAAGCACTCGGGTGAAACTATTCATAGGAAATTTTGTGAGGTCCTCATTGCTTTGATGgaaatgtctaaagattttATTAGACCAAAGAACCCCAATTTCACAACTATTCATAAGAGAATACAAAATGATAGTCGAGCATATCCGTATTTCAAAGATTGCATCGGTGCTCTAGATGGCACTCATATTCGGGTTTCCTTGTCACCGGATGATCAAGTGAGATATATTGGAAGGTCTGGTTTACCAACTCAAAATGTTCTAGCAGTTTGTGACTTTGATATGAGGTTCACCTATGTGTCGACGGGACAACCATGGTCTATGCATGATACTAGTGTCCTATATAATGCAATAAGAGTTGACGAAAGTTTTTTTCCACACCCTCCACAAG GAAAATTTTATGTTGTCGATGCGGGATATCCTAATCTTCCGGGGTACCTCTGTCCTTATAAAGGTGAGAGGTATCATATGCCAGAATGGCATAGAGGAATGGAACCAAACACTCCTAAAGAAAAGTTCAATCGGGTTCACTCATCCATCCGTAATGTTATTGAGCGATCATTTGGATTGCTAAAAATGAAATGGCAAATTCTCTTTAGAATGCCGTCATACCCAATGTTCAAGCAAAAAATGATTGTTGTGGCTACTATAGTCCTTCATAACTTCATTCGTGAGCATGGGGGTGAAGACTTGGACTTCGCTCGGGTGTGA
- the LOC102705645 gene encoding uncharacterized protein LOC102705645 isoform X2 encodes MELVIDCGAEYGSDEHDIATQLFVKKDYRSDDNDTDQSESGNESMMSSSLAMCAANLTAAYVDLYCAKNPPRTSLLSGMGWLIETLNTPGECHSQLRMSTEIFYDLHDVLVARKTQNRFKHSGETIHRKFCEVLIALMEMSKDFIRPKNPNFTTIHKRIQNDSRAYPYFKDCIGALDGTHIRVSLSPDDQVRYIGRSGLPTQNVLAVCDFDMRFTYVSTGQPWSMHDTSVLYNAIRVDESFFPHPPQGKFYVVDAGYPNLPGYLCPYKGERYHMPEWHRGMEPNTPKEKFNRVHSSIRNVIERSFGLLKMKWQILFRMPSYPMFKQKMIVVATIVLHNFIREHGGEDLDFARV; translated from the exons ATGGAGCTTGTTATTGACTGTGGTGCAGAGTACGGTTCAGATGAGCATGACATTGCCACCCAATTGTTTGTGAAGAAGGATTACAGG AGTGATGATAATGACACTGACCAAAGTGAATCTGGCAATGAGAGCATGATGTCTTCTAGTCTGGCAATGTGTGCTGCTAATCTAACTGCAGCCTATGTTGATTTGTATTGTGCCAAGAATCCTCCTAGGACATCATTGCTTAGTGGAATGGGATGGCTGATAGAGACATTGAACACGCCGGGTGAGTGTCATTCACAGCTTCGGATGAGCACGGAGATATTCTACGACCTTCATGACGTATTGGTGGCAAG aaaaacacaaaaccGGTTCAAGCACTCGGGTGAAACTATTCATAGGAAATTTTGTGAGGTCCTCATTGCTTTGATGgaaatgtctaaagattttATTAGACCAAAGAACCCCAATTTCACAACTATTCATAAGAGAATACAAAATGATAGTCGAGCATATCCGTATTTCAAAGATTGCATCGGTGCTCTAGATGGCACTCATATTCGGGTTTCCTTGTCACCGGATGATCAAGTGAGATATATTGGAAGGTCTGGTTTACCAACTCAAAATGTTCTAGCAGTTTGTGACTTTGATATGAGGTTCACCTATGTGTCGACGGGACAACCATGGTCTATGCATGATACTAGTGTCCTATATAATGCAATAAGAGTTGACGAAAGTTTTTTTCCACACCCTCCACAAG GAAAATTTTATGTTGTCGATGCGGGATATCCTAATCTTCCGGGGTACCTCTGTCCTTATAAAGGTGAGAGGTATCATATGCCAGAATGGCATAGAGGAATGGAACCAAACACTCCTAAAGAAAAGTTCAATCGGGTTCACTCATCCATCCGTAATGTTATTGAGCGATCATTTGGATTGCTAAAAATGAAATGGCAAATTCTCTTTAGAATGCCGTCATACCCAATGTTCAAGCAAAAAATGATTGTTGTGGCTACTATAGTCCTTCATAACTTCATTCGTGAGCATGGGGGTGAAGACTTGGACTTCGCTCGGGTGTGA